The nucleotide window AAGGTCTCGAGACGTCCGCGGGAACATGAGCTCCAGTTCGTAGCCAACGGTAGGAAACGTTCCCTGTTGGGTTCTTTTTTGTTCCCGTCTCATTTCCGAGGACATGAAAACAATCACGGCCCGACCCGCAGCCTTGTGATTTTCCTTCCCCGTGGGGAACATCGGTACGTTTTGTTGTCGCTAAAGTACAAAATTAGCGTCTTTTGCGCCTCTTTTGTCCGTTTTTTTGTCGTAAAAAAACCGCAAAACTGAAGTTTGGTCCAGTGACGTCACGTGGAGACGGGAGAGACAATCCGCCGTGTGTAAGATTATCgataaaaatacagatttaaatgttgtttatgcgacaaaaacaacaaataaatccattaaGAAGGTTTATaggttttaaataaaaaacataaactgtgatgTAGTCCTGTTCTGGACACATGAAACAGTTTAACTGTTGGCTTTATGAGTCAACGGTCATGAAAGAAGTTAAGCTAGCAGCTAAACATCAAACAACAGTTAGCTTTACTTTAAAGGGCCCctctgtagtttttggagaagaaatccaggaattgtaatatttacaataataatgaggtttgtttgtttgtttagtatttccatgactgaataaattaGCTGTGTTCAGAGGAAaagactgtttgaagctagagaggtggcagggtccgccacatataaacaaagtaaaacagtatgaaaacgtattgtccttttaaggtcagtttgtttattctatttattcagtcaacaaagatctttctcctgattcaaatttcttccgcaaaactacataatgcattttatacaataaaaatacaattttaaattgAGTTTATGGGAcattaataacaaataaatcCATTGAGATGGTTCATaggttttaaatgaaaaaacattaactgtAACCACATGAAACTGTTtatgacacaacaacaacaatagaaAAACAAGTTAGCTATACTTTAAAGggccactatgtagttttggagaattcaaactcagaattttaatatttacaatattaatgaggtaataatacaaactcagaaatatttattatttccataactgaataaacaagctgttctcagaggaaaacactgtttgaagctggaaaggtggcagggtccgccacatgtaaacaaagtaaaacagtatgaaattgtgttgttctttaaggtcagtttgtttattcagtcattaaacgAAGAGAGTAAACCTGTAAAAAATCCTAcctgttacatatctttgtcaagTGTtcgataaccacatttgagagatcataattaaaaaacaaatgtttgttgtttgttgaaaCACGATCAACATTATCTTGGGCTCTGGACAACAATGATGGCCATTTTTACCTCTTCACTGactaaacaactaatcaattaaccAAGAAAATAATCCGCTGATAAGTATtactgttagttgcagccctacttcaGTGCTAACCAACTTCATTGTCAGAATCAAGAAGCAAAATTAAATTGTAAGGAGAGTAGctacaaaaaaaatagaaaaagaacaTGGTACATGCAAATGTATTACTATGAAGCATCACGTTCAGTCATAGCTTGTATATAATATGCAGTGAAGTTTGAAAGTTTCTGTACACTTCTGTGTCACAGGTTCTCCACTAGACCTTCTCCGTTCTCCTGCGTCTCCTCCTGAAGTGGTGAGTTCGTCTCCTCCTTGTTGTGATGTGATTTCAGCACGACTCTCCATGGAGAATTAAATGTTTACACTTAGTGTGACGTAACAGGAAACAAAGAGGTTGGTGAACTAACTACCAACAATAGATGGAATATGCTGCAAAATCCCAACCAGTTATGATGTATGACATGATTCAAGTTCATATTCTACCTaaaagtttgtgtttattcacagtTTTATCCCTGCACAATGCTTCAGTTGACTCAGAGAATCATCAGCTCTGATTTAAATGCATCGTTAATTTACACGTTTTATTaaacttgttgttttaatttatttctttcaGTGCCCGTCGATTCAATCATGGCTCGTGGTTGCATCTGCTGCGTCAAATACATGCTGTTCCTCTTCAACCTGCTCTTCTGGGTaattttccacacacacaaagttcTTTAGATGTTGACATAAATCGGTGGTGAAATCAGCAAAACAATAATCAACAAATCAGCAGGAAGTGTTTgagtttcctgtgtgtgttttcagctggGCGGGTGTGGATTGTTGGGTGTCGGCGTGTGGCTGTCGGTGTCTCAGGGCAGCTTCGCCACCCTGTCGCCGTCCTTCCCGTCGCTCTCCGCCGCCAACCTCATCATCACCCTCGGCACGGTCGTCATGGTGACGGGGTTCCTGGGTTGCCTGGGTGCCATCAAGGAGAACAAGTGCCTGCTGTTGAGTGTGAGTGTACTACAATACCCATCATGCATCACTACTTGTCGCTTTTAAATATCAGTTTTAGTCAGTGTACTTCTTAGTGCTGTGTTCAGGTTGTGTCGGAATTTTATATGTTGGAGAAACTTGATAGTGAAGTTAAAAAGTTCATTTATATTTGTCATTACATGGTATTATTGTGCTCATAATATGGAAAAAGTCAGGACCACAACCAGGTTAATTTTTCATCATTCACATCCTAAGGGTGAAATAAAGCATATTTTTAAGTAGGGAGCTCATATTAACAATGTTTTTCATTGACATAAATGCAACATCAGTGTATctttcatgtttctgctcatGTTTATTCGTCTTTTTCGTAcgattttcttcagtttttcatcGTTCTGTTGATCATCCTCTTGGCCGAACTTATCCTCCTCATCCTGTTCTTTGTCTACACCGACAAGGTACAACCACGCAAAGGAACATTCATATTTAATGATCTTCTCCTACTGTATGTGAGTGTGCCTACATATCCCATGATCCACCTCTTTACTCTGTTCTTTGTTCCCAGGTGAGTGAAAATGCCAGACGGGACCTAAAGGAAGGGCTGGTGCTGTACAACACAGATAACAATGCAGGCCTGAGGGACGCATGGAACACCATACAGGGAGAGGTAAtactacatgcacacacataaagacatgtcacattaaaataaactttatttaggCTTGGAAAAGTACAGAGTAATATACTGACAATATATATTTCTTgccattcttcttctttcattgtttgagattttgtttttcatccagCTCCAACCTCATATCATCCCGCAGTGCTCTCTGTAACCTCAGCTGTAATCAAGTTATGTCATTTTTAGAAATAAATGActgtttctgtctcctgtctgtgtgcACCAGTGGCATTGTTGTGGAGTGATGAGTCACAATGACTGGTACACTGCCCTGCATGAAAACGTGGTTCCTGACCGCTGCTGCCAGCAATTTTACCAGGGCTGTGGTCGCAACGCCTCCAACGCCTTCTGGACACGGGTCAGTGTGTGATTGTGTCTTTAAAATAGAAGTTAAAGTTGTACTCTGTGACGTACACTATTACTGTAAATCTGAAGCaagggtgcccaaactttttcccttgcACGGCCAAATCTGGAAATGAATGTTGGTCCAAAAAGGATCCCAAGTTCTCTTAAATGAATGACTTCCTTTTCAAACCCTTGCTCAgattaagaaaaataatgaatagtTATGGATCCTATATCTActtcacaaaaaataaacagcatagACATTATCTTTGGCCCACAGGCCCAACTTTTGGCAGCCCTGCTCTCCAGGAATATGCCAGCAtgttgggaaatacacttaatTGCTATCTTGCcaagagtttgatgagaagagTGAATCCACTCTCATGTTTCTATACTTTATATGATGCTACAGCCATCaggcaattagcttagcttagcttagcataacaactggaagcagagggaaatgACAAACCTTTAGACAAAGCTAGGCTAGCTATTTCCCTCTGCTTCCCATCTTTATGCCAAGCTTAACTAATTGTCTGCTGGCTGTAGATAAACacttactgtacagacatgagagtggtatcaaccttctcatctaactctctgcaagaacgCCAATAAGTCCCAAAATGTCcaacttttcctttttaaacaaggagaaaaacataaaacctcACGCTCAGCTTCAAGGAAAATGTTTGTTGTCTGTTTAACTTGacatcagaaacaacaaaagtGAGAGTCGTGGAGTCTGGGTTTTAAACTGGATGCCTTCTGATGTGCAGAACTTGTCTTCGTCCCTTCCTAACtaatgttggtgtgtgttttcagggttGCTATGAGAAGGTGGAGGAGTGGCTGGATGACAACAAACACCTTCTGGGAACCATTGCCATGTGTGTGCTGGTCATACAGGTATGCAGCTATCTATGAGACACTTATTCAGACACTCAAGTAGCattagtttaattttttttaaacatgtttttgtttttccagctcCTTGGTATGGCTTTCTCGATGACGCTTtaccaacagatccacagagcaGGGAAGAAGTATGAAGCCTGAGGGGGATTAACAACGTCATGTTGTTAATACCAACCTGTCACATCTGTTACTCTCACCTTTTGTTTAAAGGACAAACAAGACAGTTATTGTGTGCCACTACCGCCTTTTTATCTCACATTTCTTCATTTATACAACCATTTATTGTTGTGAATAGTATTCAAACTAGTTTTTCTTATGGTTACCTTTTAAAAATCGCattataatgtgtgttttcatgtaaagTATTGTGTGTAGAGGATTGGTGTCTGACGAGCAGAACTGAGAACAAAGACTGAGCGGAGGAAAAGTGAGGAGAATAGGGTTGTTTTAGTCGTCTAAAGCTATGCCTGTGGAAAAATCTATTGATACATTTAGATAAAACAAGCGTTGTGTACTAACATGTTCAATAAAAGCACTCTTTACAAATGTTAGGTGTACTGATAACTGACTCGTTGACCTCATTACTTTCTTTATATCTGTTTTCACCCTGACAGTCAAACACCAGCTCTTTGATTATAGCCTATAGATAAAGTAGGGTGAGCAGCAGGTCATTACAAACTTTAACAAAAGGTCAGATCAATCAATAAACTGATCACTTGAGTTGTGAAGTATTTTACCTGTTTCAGAAGTGATAAAGAAATGCCTCTGTAGTCACTCAACGACTGATAGCTTGACTTTAACTGAATCCTAGTGATAAGAGGCAGAATTTAATCAACCGGTATGTCGTTTATCTAAAACATTGGTTTCTAGGAGTTGTTGATGCTGTGAGATCCGttacaagaacaaaacaaaagtatacTTCTTTTAAACTACAGATAAAGAGTatacttttcagttttttatattCTGTGTATATTCTGTTGAGCTGGGATGTCAATTTTGGTGTACTCTAAGTCAGAAGTATACTTTTATAAACTAAAAGTGGGCCCGTTTAGACCCAATAAGTGTTTAAGTAGTATGCTTGAAAGTAGGCCTGCATTACTAGTAGCCTGCATTGATATTAGTGTACTGAACTACATAAAGTAGACTTGGGAAATGTACGTAActtaaatagataaaataaacttgaaGCATACTTTTTTGTAATAATTGATTCATTGGCTTTAGTCACATTTTAACAAGCAGCACAAACATTGAGTCAGTTACAGATTTGCAGgttaatatatatgtatagaaacattttgacatttatggAAAGACCTGACAGACCTGTAATCATAGTATACACATACAATCTCAGCTGAATACAAGCTGTAGCTGTCAGATTTGTTAATATAATCGACACTAATCTGGATCGGTAAGAAATTATCTATTTTATGGTTATAAATTCATGGTTTTCTCATTATCATGCACGATGTTTCCTTTAATGACGACGTAGCGGATTAACTCCTGATGTCCTCCCAGCTGGTAGATCAGATGCTCCCACCTGCAGTACAAACGTAAAGGTGAGGGTGTGTTTCACATACAGGTaattcatttaaacacacagggCATGCAGTCGTCACAAGATGAATACTATTGACAATTTTGAATGAACTCTTCTTTTTGAACTTTTCTTGATGTATAAAAGGCAATTATCGAAAGTACAAGTATAAAAATATGACATATATATTAACCTGTATGTGGGTCAGTGACGTGAcgcaattttttttgtgttcttatggttcagttgaatttaaaaaggttaaaaattGGAAAATAAACGTACAAATTACTTGCATACATTCTCTTTTTGAAGACCTCATCTAAAATTTCTGGATTTGATCAATTTTCAGAGAATATTCAGGGgataatggcaaaaatgtcaacGAGGTGTAACCATAAAAACTTTGTTCCAAATAGTTTAACTTGttcaaaaaaggtgaaattctcaataaaacacactatcaactagtttggcataatcttacatttgtgttgtttaataatgaataaaataaatggaacatcattgttctgaatattataattaatttgggGAATTGTGTCTGTCAAGTCAACTTCCTAAAGTGTCATGGTGGTGTAACCAACATTCaaggagccattttgttaatttgtgcaaGAAGACCATGTGACAGGAAATTATATCACAGAGAAGGACCCCTGATTAGCCTAACTGCTGCATGACGAGGTTAGTAACTCTCTTTGAAATCTCATAATTTGACAATTTTAGTGTATGGTCAGGTGTGCATAGGGTCACATGTCAAATGGTATGACCccaggaaaacatttatcattcataataattgtaaaaataagtatttatttttaaaaatgtgtttgaaatcttcACACCAAGGCCATGTGCTTACATAGGTGTCCATCATAATGCCTGTTAAATTTGAattgagaccaggagggattcacctgccctcagacaaaattgtgggaaacaatggtctctgccctgggaccagatgagactaaacagccatgaggaaaatcctacaaaacaacttctgccctgagaccaggagagacagttgactcccttttgtcccactatgttgccctgagaacagaaaaataggacttctgccctgagaccaggagggattcacctgccctcagacaatttctgccctgagaccaggagggattcacctgccctcagacaatttctgccctgagaccaggagagattcacctgccctcagacaacttctgccctgagaccagaggagacagttgactcccttttgtccaactatgtttccctgagaacagaaaaatatgacttctgccctgagaccaggagggattcacctgccctcagacaaaactgtgggaaacaatggtctctgccctgggaccagatgagactaaacagccatgaggaaaatcctacaaaacaacttctgccctgagaccagaagagacagttgactcccttttgtccaactacgttgccttaaaacagaaaaatatgacttctgccctgagaccaggagggattcacctgcccccagacaacttctgccctgagaccaggagggattcacctgcccccagacaacttctgccctgagaccaggagagattcacctgccctcagacaacttctgccctaaagaccaggagagattcacctgccctcagacaacttctgccctgagaccagaggagacagttgactcccttttgtccaactatgtttccctgagaacagaaaaatatgacttctgccttgagaccaggagggattcgcctgccctcagacaaaattgtgggaaacaatggtctctgccctgggaccagatgagactaaacagccatgaggaaaatcctacaaaacaacttctgccctgagaccagaagagacagttgactcccttttgtccaactacgttgccctgagaacagaaaaatatgacttctgccctgagaccaggagagattcacctgccctcagacaacttctgccctgagaccaggagagattcacctgccctcagacaacttctgccctgagaccagaggagacagttgactcccttttgtccaactatgttgccctgagaacagaaaaatacgacttctgccctgagaccaggagggatcacctgccctcagatagcttctgccctgagaccaggagggattcacctgccctcagacaaaactgtgggaaacaatggtctctgccctgggaccagatgagactaaacagccatgaggaaaatcctacaaaacaacttctgccctgagaccagaagagacagttgactcccttttgtccaactacgttgccctgagaacagaaaaatatgacttctgccctgagaccaggagagattcacctgccctcagacaacttctgccctgagaccaggagagattcacctgccctcagacaacttctgccctgagaccaggagggattcacctgccctcagacaatttctgccctgagaccaggagggattcacctgccctcagacaatttctgccctgagaccaggagggattcacctgcccccagacaacttctgccctgagactAGGAGGGATCACCTGCCcccagacaacttctgccctgagaccaggagagattcacctgccctcagacaacttctgccctaaagaccaggagagattcacctgccctcagacaacttctgccctgag belongs to Pagrus major chromosome 14, Pma_NU_1.0 and includes:
- the LOC141008444 gene encoding tetraspanin-9 codes for the protein MARGCICCVKYMLFLFNLLFWLGGCGLLGVGVWLSVSQGSFATLSPSFPSLSAANLIITLGTVVMVTGFLGCLGAIKENKCLLLSFFIVLLIILLAELILLILFFVYTDKVSENARRDLKEGLVLYNTDNNAGLRDAWNTIQGEWHCCGVMSHNDWYTALHENVVPDRCCQQFYQGCGRNASNAFWTRGCYEKVEEWLDDNKHLLGTIAMCVLVIQLLGMAFSMTLYQQIHRAGKKYEA